A single genomic interval of Helianthus annuus cultivar XRQ/B chromosome 6, HanXRQr2.0-SUNRISE, whole genome shotgun sequence harbors:
- the LOC110863843 gene encoding uncharacterized protein LOC110863843 isoform X2 yields the protein MDSDDEILFFMLLCCHLVIICSKRNGRIRDLNSALTGHAYTQELLHGSSTQCLEMMRLSRDAFVLLCNHFKQKKWLQSSRSISLEEKLAMFFMVIGHNERFRMVKRRFQHSTETIHRCFHEVLKAMMNFAREVIVPTFSNANSNTSERHRKLKEIFAGAISALDGTLVHAIVPADQQTRYRGRGKDNYYLCDAAYTNTRGFMTPYRNTRYWLADFRRQRALTKEEKFNHAHAQLRNVIERSYGVLKARFPILKQMAPFSFPIQRDIVIACFAVHNFIRKCNIHDQLFMAYGENTLFSEIQGGESDGQFVQDIEWGSQGIEYMNTLRNQIASQLWSNGSN from the exons ATGGATTCGGATGATGAGATTTTATTTTTCATGCTTCTTTGTTGCCATTTGGTAATAATATGCTCAAAAAGGAATGGAAGGATAAGAGATCTGAATTCGGCATTGACCGGTCATGCATACACACAAGAATTGTTGCATGGATCTTCCACACAATGTCTTGAGATGATGCGTCTTTCTCGTGATGCATTTGTACTATTGTGCAAccattttaaacaaaaaaaatggtTGCAAAGTAGTAGATCAATAAGCTTGGAAGAAAAGTTGGCTATGTTTTTTATGGTCATAGGACATAATGAACGATTTCGAATGGTTAAACGGAGGTTTCAACACTCGACTGAAACGATTCATAGATGTTTTCACGAGGTCTTAAAGGCAATGATGAATTTCGCAAGAGAAGTTATAGTTCCAACATTTTCTAATGCAAACTCCAATACATCAGAACGACATAGAAAGTTAAAAGAAATATTTGCTGGAGCAATAAGCGCGTTAGATGGCACTCTTGTACATGCAATCGTGCCTGCTGATCAACAAACTCGTTATAGGGGAAGAGGAAAAG ATAATTATTACCTTTGTGACGCTGCATACACCAACACTCGTGGATTTATGACTCCCTACCGTAATACGAGGTATTGGTTAGCCGATTTTCGACGACAACGTGCGTTAACTAAGGAAGAAAAATTCAATCATGCACACGCACAACTGAGAAATGTTATTGAGCGCTCATATGGTGTTTTGAAGGCAAGATTCCCAATCCTAAAGCAAATGGCTCCATTTTCTTTTCCAATACAAAGAGACATAGTGATTGCTTGTTTCGCCGTCCATAATTTTATAAGGAAATGCAATATTCATGATCAATTATTTATGGCATATGGCGAGAACACTTTGTTTTCCGAAATACAAGGTGGAGAAAGTGATGGGCAGTTCGTTCAAGACATAGAATGGGGTTCACAAGGCATTGAGTATATGAATACCTTACGTAACCAGATTGCTAGTCAACTATGGTCAAATGGTTCAAATTAA
- the LOC110863843 gene encoding uncharacterized protein LOC110863843 isoform X1 produces the protein MDSDDEILFFMLLCCHLVIICSKRNGRIRDLNSALTGHAYTQELLHGSSTQCLEMMRLSRDAFVLLCNHFKQKKWLQSSRSISLEEKLAMFFMVIGHNERFRMVKRRFQHSTETIHRCFHEVLKAMMNFAREVIVPTFSNANSNTSERHRKLKEIFAGAISALDGTLVHAIVPADQQTRYRGRGKGECFQNVLAICDFDMIFTFVWAGWEGIAHDSRVLKEVAFNRTSGFPFPPSDNYYLCDAAYTNTRGFMTPYRNTRYWLADFRRQRALTKEEKFNHAHAQLRNVIERSYGVLKARFPILKQMAPFSFPIQRDIVIACFAVHNFIRKCNIHDQLFMAYGENTLFSEIQGGESDGQFVQDIEWGSQGIEYMNTLRNQIASQLWSNGSN, from the exons ATGGATTCGGATGATGAGATTTTATTTTTCATGCTTCTTTGTTGCCATTTGGTAATAATATGCTCAAAAAGGAATGGAAGGATAAGAGATCTGAATTCGGCATTGACCGGTCATGCATACACACAAGAATTGTTGCATGGATCTTCCACACAATGTCTTGAGATGATGCGTCTTTCTCGTGATGCATTTGTACTATTGTGCAAccattttaaacaaaaaaaatggtTGCAAAGTAGTAGATCAATAAGCTTGGAAGAAAAGTTGGCTATGTTTTTTATGGTCATAGGACATAATGAACGATTTCGAATGGTTAAACGGAGGTTTCAACACTCGACTGAAACGATTCATAGATGTTTTCACGAGGTCTTAAAGGCAATGATGAATTTCGCAAGAGAAGTTATAGTTCCAACATTTTCTAATGCAAACTCCAATACATCAGAACGACATAGAAAGTTAAAAGAAATATTTGCTGGAGCAATAAGCGCGTTAGATGGCACTCTTGTACATGCAATCGTGCCTGCTGATCAACAAACTCGTTATAGGGGAAGAGGAAAAGGTGAATGCTTTCAAAATGTACTAGCAATTTGTGATTTCGATATGATATTCACGTTCGTATGGGCCGGATGGGAGGGCATTGCACATGATTCACGAGTTTTAAAAGAAGTAGCATTTAACCGGACTTCCGGTTTTCCTTTCCCCCCATCGG ATAATTATTACCTTTGTGACGCTGCATACACCAACACTCGTGGATTTATGACTCCCTACCGTAATACGAGGTATTGGTTAGCCGATTTTCGACGACAACGTGCGTTAACTAAGGAAGAAAAATTCAATCATGCACACGCACAACTGAGAAATGTTATTGAGCGCTCATATGGTGTTTTGAAGGCAAGATTCCCAATCCTAAAGCAAATGGCTCCATTTTCTTTTCCAATACAAAGAGACATAGTGATTGCTTGTTTCGCCGTCCATAATTTTATAAGGAAATGCAATATTCATGATCAATTATTTATGGCATATGGCGAGAACACTTTGTTTTCCGAAATACAAGGTGGAGAAAGTGATGGGCAGTTCGTTCAAGACATAGAATGGGGTTCACAAGGCATTGAGTATATGAATACCTTACGTAACCAGATTGCTAGTCAACTATGGTCAAATGGTTCAAATTAA